Proteins encoded by one window of Myxococcales bacterium:
- a CDS encoding serine/threonine protein kinase, producing the protein MSFPRLRASLADDRAAARVLERALRHERGIVPLTSAVEHSGTHVLEIAFSGGKVVEVLVEPMGPGGPDGQPMDLRPSSQTQMAEIFALIERLDAPMRLGAYSSVPARPTSAPPKPLAATAASEIAAAGTGPSPARRPGAYVLVAGEPEPEPEPEPEPPQPEPHSADDDEPTLLRQAASRAETLAPPPEDTPEEIPSSSRLRSTGPEAFSATLMPSDLDLSGNPGDSYGPPPSSSVPARRISLPAAPISSSSLPIAERSPDSESGLIGRVIGGKYEIVSSIGRGASAEVFRAEHVTLKRPVAVKILHQENQGSDQFVKRFKAEGRTLSRLEHQNIARVIDFGEDPGGLLYLVMEMITGKSLEFLIWAGGTLPVPKVLDVAMQACSALAFAHDEGIVHRDVKPENILLVPHKDDDGDPCDIVKVCDFGLAKLQDPDAESAELTMRGAVCGSPAYMSPEQIRGEPLDARTDIYSLAVTLYEALTGKYPHDAIGLTDLFAKKLMADPTPLRAHLPDIDPGLEATIMRAMSREPEDRQPDARALRKELRAALKSKKND; encoded by the coding sequence ATGTCCTTCCCCCGGCTACGCGCATCGCTCGCCGACGATCGGGCGGCCGCGCGCGTCCTCGAGCGCGCGCTTCGGCACGAACGCGGGATCGTGCCCCTCACCAGCGCGGTGGAGCACTCGGGGACCCACGTCCTAGAGATCGCCTTCAGCGGCGGCAAGGTCGTGGAGGTGCTGGTGGAGCCGATGGGGCCCGGCGGCCCGGACGGCCAGCCGATGGACCTGCGCCCGTCCAGCCAGACGCAAATGGCCGAAATCTTTGCGCTCATCGAGCGACTCGACGCGCCGATGCGGCTCGGCGCGTACTCGAGCGTGCCCGCCCGCCCGACGAGCGCGCCGCCAAAGCCTCTCGCCGCCACGGCCGCCAGCGAGATCGCCGCGGCGGGCACGGGCCCCTCGCCCGCTCGCCGGCCTGGCGCGTACGTGCTCGTCGCGGGCGAGCCCGAGCCCGAGCCTGAGCCCGAGCCCGAACCGCCCCAGCCGGAACCCCACTCGGCGGACGACGACGAGCCCACGCTCCTTCGCCAAGCCGCGAGCCGCGCGGAGACCCTCGCGCCGCCTCCGGAGGACACGCCGGAAGAGATCCCTTCGTCCTCGCGCCTACGCTCCACAGGGCCCGAGGCCTTCTCCGCCACACTGATGCCTTCAGACCTCGATCTGTCGGGCAACCCGGGCGACTCGTACGGACCGCCGCCGTCGTCGTCGGTGCCCGCGCGCCGCATCAGCCTGCCCGCCGCGCCGATCTCGTCGAGCTCGCTCCCCATTGCGGAGCGCTCGCCCGACAGCGAGTCGGGCCTCATCGGGCGCGTCATCGGTGGGAAATACGAGATCGTCAGTTCCATCGGCCGCGGGGCCTCCGCCGAGGTCTTCCGCGCCGAGCACGTCACGCTCAAGCGGCCCGTCGCCGTGAAGATCCTCCACCAGGAGAACCAGGGCTCCGATCAGTTCGTGAAGCGCTTCAAGGCCGAGGGCCGCACGCTGAGCCGCCTCGAGCACCAGAACATCGCCCGCGTGATTGACTTCGGCGAGGACCCGGGCGGGCTGCTCTACCTGGTGATGGAGATGATCACCGGCAAGAGCCTGGAGTTCCTGATTTGGGCGGGGGGCACCCTCCCGGTCCCGAAGGTCCTCGACGTCGCGATGCAGGCGTGCAGCGCGCTCGCCTTCGCACACGACGAGGGCATCGTGCACCGCGACGTGAAGCCTGAGAACATCCTCCTCGTGCCGCACAAGGATGACGACGGTGACCCCTGCGACATCGTGAAGGTGTGCGACTTCGGCCTCGCCAAGCTCCAAGATCCCGACGCGGAGAGCGCCGAGCTCACCATGCGCGGCGCGGTCTGCGGCTCGCCCGCGTACATGTCGCCCGAGCAGATCCGCGGTGAGCCGCTCGACGCGCGCACGGACATCTACTCGCTCGCGGTCACGCTGTACGAAGCGCTGACGGGGAAATACCCGCACGACGCGATCGGGCTCACCGACCTGTTCGCGAAGAAGCTCATGGCCGATCCGACCCCGCTGCGCGCGCACCTCCCCGACATCGACCCGGGGCTCGAGGCCACGATCATGCGCGCCATGTCGCGCGAGCCGGAGGACCGGCAGCCGGACGCTCGCGCCCTCCGCAAGGAGCTGCGCGCCGCGCTGAAGTCGAAGAAGAACGACTAG
- a CDS encoding pyridoxal phosphate-dependent aminotransferase has translation MRPFSARSTHDLTENELTRALARARARGPVLDLTASNPTTVGLPCLSERGRAALAAPSVATYEPLPFGLPDARAAIAASYASLGAQVTPARVVCTASTSEAYSWLFGLLADPGDEVLVPQPSYPLFAYLARHQSVVPVPYPLRYDGAWHIDLPELRARVGPRTRAVVLVSPNNPTGSYTKRHELEALLDLDVPLVSDEVFARYPLLEARGRVDTVAGVQRGLVFALSGLSKEAALPQLKLGWLVAAGAPDRVDEALARLEITADTFLSVGAPVQAAAPTLLEEAGAARGAILDRLRENLAALDVALGSTSPLTRLRVEGGWYVTVRLPRVPRGEAARSREGEVSGPHLGHEPERLDEDFALELLERDGVYVHPGSFFELDGAHVVLSLLTEPAQFRAGTLALRQRADAALA, from the coding sequence GTGAGGCCATTCTCCGCGCGCTCCACGCACGACCTGACGGAGAACGAGCTCACGCGCGCGCTCGCGAGGGCGCGGGCCCGCGGTCCGGTGCTCGACCTCACGGCGTCGAACCCCACCACCGTGGGGCTCCCGTGCCTCTCGGAGCGCGGCCGCGCAGCCCTCGCGGCGCCGAGCGTGGCGACGTACGAGCCGCTGCCGTTCGGGCTGCCCGACGCGCGCGCAGCGATCGCCGCGAGCTACGCCTCGCTCGGCGCCCAGGTCACCCCGGCTCGCGTCGTCTGCACGGCGAGCACCAGCGAGGCGTACTCGTGGCTCTTCGGTCTCCTCGCGGATCCGGGCGACGAGGTGCTCGTGCCGCAGCCGAGCTACCCGCTCTTCGCCTACCTCGCGCGCCACCAGTCGGTCGTCCCCGTCCCCTACCCGCTCCGCTACGACGGCGCCTGGCACATCGACCTCCCCGAGCTTCGCGCGCGCGTGGGGCCGCGGACGCGCGCCGTCGTGCTGGTGTCGCCGAACAACCCCACGGGCTCCTATACGAAGCGTCACGAGCTCGAGGCGCTCCTCGACCTCGACGTGCCGCTCGTGAGCGACGAGGTGTTCGCGCGCTACCCTCTGCTCGAGGCGCGAGGTCGCGTCGACACCGTCGCAGGCGTGCAGCGAGGGCTCGTGTTCGCGCTCTCAGGCCTCTCCAAGGAGGCGGCGCTGCCGCAGCTGAAGCTCGGGTGGCTCGTGGCGGCGGGCGCGCCGGATCGCGTCGACGAGGCGCTCGCGCGCCTCGAAATCACCGCCGACACGTTCCTCTCGGTGGGCGCGCCGGTACAGGCGGCGGCGCCGACGCTGCTCGAGGAGGCCGGCGCGGCGCGCGGGGCGATCCTCGATCGCCTCCGAGAGAACCTCGCCGCGCTGGACGTTGCCCTCGGATCCACCTCCCCGCTGACGCGCCTGCGCGTCGAGGGCGGCTGGTATGTGACGGTGCGGCTGCCGCGCGTGCCGCGTGGTGAGGCGGCGCGCTCGCGCGAAGGTGAGGTGTCGGGACCTCACCTCGGGCACGAACCGGAGCGTCTCGACGAGGACTTCGCGCTCGAGCTCCTCGAGCGCGACGGCGTCTACGTCCACCCCGGGTCGTTCTTCGAGCTCGACGGCGCGCACGTCGTCCTCAGCTTGCTCACGGAACCAGCACAATTTCGCGCGGGGACGCTCGCGCTCCGGCAGCGCGCCGACGCCGCGCTGGCGTGA
- a CDS encoding DUF72 domain-containing protein — protein MGIRVGTSGFSYAEWKGTFYPEKLPQKKMLSYYAERFSTVEINATFYRMPKPELLEGWAAEVPPDFTFVLKAPQRITHHRRLVDVQDSVDRFCAVAASLDARLGPLLFQLPQHMKKDLALLGAFLEALPRPAPVVVEFGDASWFSDDTFALLREHAATLCIVDDVNPRKAAPFVETAPVGYLRLRRVEYTDSDLAAWAERLRGASWTDAYVFFKHEDAGTGPKLAERLKAALAPRGSPA, from the coding sequence ATGGGCATTCGGGTGGGCACGAGCGGGTTCTCGTACGCGGAGTGGAAGGGCACGTTCTACCCCGAGAAGTTGCCGCAGAAGAAGATGCTCTCGTACTACGCGGAGCGGTTCTCCACAGTGGAGATCAACGCGACCTTCTACCGCATGCCCAAGCCCGAGCTGCTGGAGGGCTGGGCCGCCGAGGTGCCGCCCGACTTCACGTTCGTGCTGAAGGCGCCCCAGCGCATCACCCACCACCGGCGGCTCGTCGACGTTCAAGACTCGGTCGATCGCTTCTGCGCCGTCGCCGCCTCGCTCGACGCGCGCCTCGGGCCGCTACTCTTCCAGCTGCCGCAGCACATGAAGAAGGACCTCGCGCTCCTCGGCGCGTTCCTCGAGGCGCTGCCGCGACCCGCGCCCGTCGTGGTCGAGTTCGGCGACGCCTCGTGGTTCTCCGACGACACGTTCGCGTTGCTCCGCGAGCATGCGGCGACGCTCTGCATCGTCGACGACGTCAACCCGCGCAAGGCGGCGCCGTTCGTCGAGACCGCGCCTGTAGGGTATCTGCGCCTGCGACGTGTAGAATACACCGACAGCGATCTCGCCGCGTGGGCGGAGCGCTTGCGGGGCGCGTCGTGGACCGACGCGTACGTGTTCTTCAAGCACGAGGACGCGGGCACGGGCCCGAAGCTCGCGGAGCGACTGAAGGCCGCGCTCGCTCCCCGAGGCTCCCCGGCCTGA
- a CDS encoding YbjQ family protein has translation MPLIVTTGPNIEGHRITAYLGVTRGIVVRSVSFGQGFVGAFKQLGGGNIEEYVQVCDTARQDAYRMMVTHAEAIGAHAIIGMRYDATEFSQGATEVLAYGTAVRIEAL, from the coding sequence ATGCCGCTCATCGTCACCACGGGCCCCAACATCGAGGGCCACCGCATCACCGCTTACCTCGGCGTCACGCGCGGCATCGTCGTGCGCAGCGTGAGCTTCGGCCAGGGGTTCGTCGGCGCCTTCAAGCAGCTCGGCGGGGGCAACATCGAGGAGTACGTGCAGGTGTGTGACACCGCGCGCCAAGACGCGTACCGCATGATGGTCACGCACGCCGAGGCGATCGGCGCGCACGCGATCATCGGCATGCGCTACGACGCGACCGAGTTCTCGCAGGGCGCGACCGAGGTGCTGGCGTACGGCACCGCGGTGCGCATCGAGGCGCTCTGA
- a CDS encoding phospholipase: MAVRTAGRTPPPPRHATPDARTVGVELVWDEAHATRVLGDLVLGARRSLFLSTANAKDVRVPAPVGTRDRARGRYVSLLGLLAERVRDGLELRFLHAGALSRPFRASLARWPALGRCLRSCPRVHLKMIAKDGERLYLGSANFTGAGLGERGDERRNFELGLVTSDDVLLDAAQARFDRIWRGAECGACKLRGECPDPIDLLVERAASPTKPSPTKATPTKASPANTPPTKAKATVRSSRRPTHA, from the coding sequence ATGGCCGTCAGGACTGCCGGGCGAACACCGCCACCGCCGCGACACGCGACGCCCGACGCGCGAACGGTGGGCGTCGAGCTCGTGTGGGACGAGGCGCACGCGACCCGGGTGCTCGGCGACCTCGTGCTCGGCGCCCGACGCTCCCTCTTTCTCTCCACCGCGAACGCGAAAGACGTCCGCGTCCCCGCGCCCGTGGGCACGCGCGACCGCGCGCGGGGCAGGTACGTCTCGCTCCTCGGCCTCCTCGCCGAGCGCGTCCGCGACGGCCTCGAGCTACGCTTTCTGCACGCCGGCGCGCTCTCGCGACCATTCCGCGCGTCGCTCGCGCGGTGGCCCGCGCTCGGGCGTTGCCTGCGCTCGTGTCCCCGCGTTCACCTGAAGATGATCGCCAAGGACGGCGAGCGCCTCTACCTCGGCAGCGCGAACTTCACCGGTGCGGGCCTCGGCGAACGCGGCGACGAGCGACGCAACTTCGAGCTCGGCCTGGTCACCTCCGACGACGTGCTGCTCGACGCGGCGCAGGCGCGGTTCGACCGCATCTGGCGCGGGGCCGAGTGCGGCGCTTGCAAGCTGCGTGGCGAGTGCCCCGACCCCATCGATCTCCTCGTGGAACGAGCCGCCTCGCCCACGAAGCCCTCGCCCACGAAGGCCACGCCCACGAAGGCCTCCCCCGCGAATACCCCGCCTACGAAGGCGAAAGCCACGGTGCGCTCGAGCCGTCGACCGACCCACGCCTGA
- a CDS encoding DUF4286 domain-containing protein — MTAPPNREIFYEVRCLLADPADRDPYVAWLCNTHVPEVCAAGAGSGEVLVSDEVPLEVRVLYMFSSRDALATYERDEAPRLRAAGVRFLTALGAAERVTFTRLRGERLAVACGA; from the coding sequence ATGACGGCGCCCCCGAACCGCGAGATCTTCTACGAGGTTCGGTGCCTCCTCGCCGACCCCGCGGATCGCGACCCGTACGTCGCGTGGCTCTGCAATACGCACGTCCCCGAGGTGTGCGCTGCAGGGGCCGGCTCGGGCGAGGTGCTCGTCTCCGACGAGGTGCCGCTCGAGGTGCGTGTGCTTTACATGTTCTCTTCGCGCGACGCGCTCGCGACCTACGAGCGCGACGAGGCGCCCCGCCTGCGCGCGGCCGGCGTTCGTTTCCTCACGGCCCTCGGCGCTGCAGAGCGCGTGACGTTCACGCGCTTGCGGGGCGAGCGCCTCGCGGTCGCGTGCGGCGCCTGA
- a CDS encoding tRNA-dihydrouridine synthase, with the protein MPAPSAATAATAPPSFDAVFASKPVILAPMEDITDDVFRRLCRTVGADVCVTEFVNVEGLLRGCRNAKRKIHLSADDQLTAIQIYGSDPIRLAEAARIAADARPFYLDVNCGCWVPKIAGRGAGAGWLRDPAAMVEMAAMVVRSVDVPVTVKTRIGYGPESHMPIVDLAKRLEDVGVRALTVHCRTAQMGHSGPADWSWARRAREQVGIPVIVNGDVRSGEDAERALAETGCAGVMVGRRAIEHPWVFREAYAVLRGGAAIAQPTPGERLALCRAHLMANVAERGAPFGVRCTRRHLSGYLHGLPGASRLRQELNLCDSLEGCLAILDGARSAAA; encoded by the coding sequence ATGCCTGCCCCGTCCGCCGCGACCGCCGCGACCGCGCCCCCGTCGTTCGACGCCGTCTTCGCGTCGAAGCCCGTGATCCTCGCGCCCATGGAGGACATCACGGACGACGTATTTCGGCGCCTCTGCCGCACCGTAGGCGCCGACGTGTGCGTCACCGAGTTCGTCAACGTCGAGGGCTTGCTGCGCGGCTGCCGCAACGCCAAGCGCAAGATCCACCTCTCCGCGGACGACCAGCTCACCGCGATCCAAATTTACGGCTCCGACCCGATCCGCCTCGCGGAGGCCGCGCGCATCGCCGCCGACGCGCGCCCGTTCTACCTCGACGTCAACTGCGGCTGCTGGGTGCCCAAGATCGCAGGCCGGGGAGCCGGCGCCGGTTGGCTCCGCGATCCCGCCGCGATGGTCGAGATGGCCGCGATGGTGGTGCGCAGCGTGGACGTGCCGGTGACGGTGAAGACTCGCATCGGCTACGGCCCCGAGTCGCACATGCCGATCGTCGATTTGGCCAAGCGGCTCGAGGACGTCGGCGTGCGCGCACTCACGGTGCACTGCCGCACCGCGCAGATGGGCCACTCCGGCCCCGCCGACTGGTCGTGGGCGCGGCGTGCACGTGAGCAGGTGGGCATCCCCGTGATCGTGAACGGCGACGTGCGCTCCGGAGAGGACGCCGAGCGCGCCCTGGCCGAGACCGGCTGCGCCGGCGTCATGGTCGGTCGCCGGGCGATCGAGCACCCCTGGGTCTTCCGCGAAGCGTACGCGGTGCTACGAGGCGGCGCGGCGATCGCGCAGCCCACGCCGGGCGAGCGCCTCGCCCTCTGCCGAGCCCACCTCATGGCGAACGTGGCCGAGCGCGGCGCGCCCTTCGGCGTGAGGTGCACGCGTCGGCACCTCTCCGGGTACCTCCACGGCCTGCCCGGGGCATCGCGCCTCCGTCAGGAGCTGAACCTCTGCGACTCGCTCGAGGGGTGCCTCGCCATCCTCGACGGCGCCCGCTCGGCCGCCGCGTAG
- a CDS encoding XRE family transcriptional regulator: MQPEDLKALRKELACTAKELAAALAIEQSIVMAWERGELFPTKAFVEQMETLRAKGPSSIPRKSKGPDAMKTLADPGFWGLVRKLAAHKRLRDEALKLAAGYADPADD, translated from the coding sequence TTGCAGCCCGAAGACCTCAAGGCCCTCCGCAAGGAGCTCGCGTGCACCGCGAAGGAGCTCGCCGCCGCGCTCGCGATCGAGCAGTCCATCGTGATGGCGTGGGAGCGAGGCGAGCTCTTCCCCACCAAGGCGTTCGTCGAGCAGATGGAGACCCTGCGGGCGAAGGGACCCTCGTCGATCCCGCGCAAGTCCAAGGGGCCGGACGCGATGAAGACCCTGGCCGACCCCGGCTTCTGGGGGCTCGTGCGCAAGCTCGCGGCCCACAAGAGGCTGCGCGACGAGGCGCTGAAGCTCGCCGCTGGCTACGCCGATCCCGCCGACGACTGA
- a CDS encoding segregation/condensation protein A, producing the protein MSDPVEFEAGAATYSVSLPQFEGPLDLLLHLCQKHELDILDIPMGFITKKYLEYLDVMTHMQLDVASEYLLMAATLTHIKSKMLLPLPPPGQEDDASEEEEEDPREALIRRLLEYQKYKLAAAQLEAQGIAAQNVFLRGAPPEPALGEPALPPLAEIPLFRLIEAFQGVLAKSKVKIGHDIVADRISITDRIHELLAILETRRQVVFEELFEGLVSKFDLVITFLALLEMTRLRMTRLFQTDASSPLYVEYRAAAGDPLPEGLEAPSTASPPPTAHAAAPTEAAIATSATAESPVDAHAPAEAGEAVAEDAVEPVATEEPAAKDAKPAPGPSAEDTEPALERSAEVAGEPLATEEPPPVAPPPGEPDSEPATRADVAAAEDAGLPEGDKNDNNHDGEAAIFGDPRPPLAGDDDDKTDDDKTDDETDRRRTP; encoded by the coding sequence GTGTCCGACCCGGTCGAGTTTGAAGCAGGCGCCGCGACCTATTCGGTGAGCCTTCCGCAGTTCGAGGGCCCACTCGACCTCTTGCTCCATCTTTGCCAGAAGCATGAGCTGGACATCCTCGACATCCCCATGGGGTTCATCACGAAGAAGTACCTCGAGTACCTCGACGTGATGACGCACATGCAGCTCGACGTCGCGTCCGAGTACCTGCTGATGGCCGCGACGCTCACGCACATCAAGTCGAAGATGCTGCTGCCGCTGCCACCGCCCGGGCAAGAGGACGACGCATCCGAGGAGGAGGAAGAGGACCCCCGCGAGGCCCTCATCCGGCGGCTGCTCGAGTACCAGAAGTACAAGCTCGCGGCCGCCCAGCTCGAGGCGCAGGGCATCGCGGCGCAGAACGTGTTCCTGCGCGGCGCGCCCCCGGAGCCCGCGTTGGGTGAGCCCGCGCTGCCGCCGCTGGCCGAGATCCCGCTGTTCCGACTCATCGAGGCTTTTCAGGGCGTCCTCGCGAAGAGCAAGGTCAAGATCGGGCACGACATCGTCGCCGACCGCATCAGCATCACCGACCGCATCCACGAGCTGCTCGCGATCCTGGAGACGCGCCGCCAGGTGGTATTCGAAGAGCTGTTCGAAGGCCTGGTGAGCAAGTTCGACCTCGTGATCACCTTCCTCGCGCTGCTGGAGATGACCCGACTGCGCATGACGCGGCTCTTCCAGACCGACGCCAGCTCCCCGCTGTACGTCGAGTACCGCGCGGCAGCGGGCGATCCGCTGCCCGAGGGGCTCGAGGCGCCCAGCACCGCCTCCCCTCCCCCGACAGCGCACGCGGCCGCACCCACGGAGGCGGCGATCGCGACGAGCGCGACGGCAGAGTCGCCTGTGGACGCACACGCGCCCGCCGAAGCGGGAGAGGCCGTCGCGGAAGACGCGGTCGAACCCGTGGCCACCGAAGAGCCCGCCGCGAAAGACGCGAAGCCCGCGCCTGGGCCCAGCGCGGAGGACACCGAGCCCGCGCTTGAGCGCAGCGCGGAGGTCGCCGGCGAGCCCCTGGCGACGGAAGAGCCCCCGCCCGTGGCCCCCCCCCCAGGAGAGCCCGACTCAGAGCCCGCCACGCGCGCCGATGTCGCGGCAGCGGAGGACGCCGGCCTTCCGGAAGGCGACAAAAACGACAATAATCACGATGGAGAAGCGGCGATCTTCGGTGACCCGCGGCCGCCGCTCGCGGGCGACGACGACGACAAGACCGACGACGACAAGACCGACGACGAGACCGACAGAAGGCGCACCCCGTGA